A stretch of the Candidatus Thermoplasmatota archaeon genome encodes the following:
- a CDS encoding C25 family cysteine peptidase, whose amino-acid sequence MVPLCPWGGLADGKHVTFLVLNVYPVRYYPAKNQIEYVNEMQFKVIYEEPSYPVVNENLNLYDLVVVAPQAFESILQPLVDFKNDHGMKTVMKSVEDIVSHYQGRDGAEKIKYFIKDSIEQWGIKYVLFVGGKRSMWTGNWGFDGPNKVDDSLWWVPVRYSALKDYLPGSWGENGYLSDLYFADIYDANGNLSSWDTNGNGKFAEWTETDTDIRDLYPDVYVGRLPARNEEEAKTMIDKIMTYEGSRADPSWFNKMLLIGGDTFPGDPAGVYDGEYSTTHEFSYMPSQFTATKLYASDKSLMGGKSGKLAARFAWMNVIKTMNEGFGFVAFDGHGSPTAWATHPVGDNGTWINGLMTYNMDLLKNGNKLPIVSVGGCHNSEFNISFFDFSKNEWTYQPTFECWSWHLTRINGGGAIATIGYTGLGYGAVGDEDNNSIPDTIERFGGYIEGQFFYSYGVEGKHTLGNCWGTAIQNYLNKFPIGWNDEPESDTQIDCKTVEEWCIIGDPSLKIGGYP is encoded by the coding sequence ATGGTACCGCTATGCCCTTGGGGGGGGCTTGCTGATGGAAAACACGTAACTTTTTTAGTGCTCAATGTTTACCCCGTGCGATATTACCCTGCAAAAAATCAAATTGAATATGTCAACGAGATGCAATTTAAGGTGATATACGAAGAGCCGAGTTATCCCGTTGTTAATGAAAACTTAAATTTGTATGATCTTGTAGTCGTTGCACCGCAGGCTTTTGAGAGCATCCTTCAACCACTTGTGGATTTCAAGAATGACCATGGAATGAAGACGGTAATGAAAAGTGTGGAGGATATTGTATCACATTATCAGGGTAGAGATGGGGCGGAGAAGATAAAATATTTTATTAAAGACAGCATTGAACAATGGGGAATAAAATATGTTCTGTTCGTCGGGGGAAAAAGATCAATGTGGACAGGGAACTGGGGTTTTGACGGACCAAATAAAGTTGACGACAGCCTATGGTGGGTGCCAGTTAGATATTCTGCCCTGAAGGATTATTTGCCAGGCAGCTGGGGGGAAAATGGCTATCTCAGCGATCTCTATTTCGCCGATATTTATGATGCAAACGGAAACCTTTCTTCATGGGATACAAATGGCAATGGAAAATTCGCCGAGTGGACCGAAACAGATACAGACATCCGTGATCTCTATCCAGATGTTTACGTGGGCAGATTGCCGGCAAGAAATGAAGAGGAAGCGAAGACCATGATTGACAAAATAATGACTTACGAAGGGTCGCGAGCGGATCCATCATGGTTTAATAAAATGCTTCTGATTGGGGGAGATACATTCCCTGGGGATCCTGCCGGCGTATATGACGGAGAATATTCAACAACACACGAATTCAGTTACATGCCATCTCAATTCACGGCAACAAAACTTTATGCGTCTGATAAAAGCCTTATGGGAGGGAAATCCGGAAAACTTGCTGCCAGATTTGCCTGGATGAATGTGATAAAAACCATGAATGAAGGCTTTGGATTTGTTGCATTTGACGGTCATGGGAGCCCAACCGCATGGGCAACCCATCCCGTAGGGGATAATGGAACATGGATTAACGGTTTGATGACATACAACATGGATCTTCTGAAGAATGGGAATAAACTCCCGATTGTAAGTGTTGGCGGCTGTCATAACAGTGAGTTCAATATAAGCTTCTTTGACTTTTCCAAAAACGAATGGACATATCAGCCGACTTTTGAATGTTGGAGCTGGCACCTTACAAGGATAAATGGAGGCGGGGCAATAGCAACCATTGGATATACAGGACTTGGTTACGGGGCTGTTGGTGATGAGGACAACAATAGCATTCCAGATACCATCGAACGTTTTGGGGGCTACATTGAAGGACAATTTTTTTATTCATATGGTGTGGAAGGAAAACATACACTTGGCAATTGTTGGGGTACGGCTATACAGAACTATCTGAACAAATTTCCAATCGGTTGGAACGATGAGCCAGAATCAGATACTCAGATAGACTGTAAGACAGTAGAAGAATGGTGCATTATAGGTGACCCGAGTTTGAAAATTGGCGGATATCCCTAA